Proteins from a genomic interval of Zingiber officinale cultivar Zhangliang chromosome 1B, Zo_v1.1, whole genome shotgun sequence:
- the LOC121972864 gene encoding 60S ribosome subunit biogenesis protein NIP7 homolog — MRTLDEKETAAVFEKLFKFTGPNLKLIVERPAVEGPAGDDPGRYCFRLHKNRVFYASESLVRRAVSVSRERLVSLGTCIGKFTKTGSFRLTVQSLDLLASHARRKVWLKPTSEMSFLYGNPVLKSGLARITEGVNPGDGVVVFSMSDLPLGFGVAARSTQDCRKAHADAIIVNRQADAGEYLRNEDDL, encoded by the coding sequence ATGCGAACTTTGGACGAGAAGGAGACGGCGGCCGTCTTCGAGAAGCTTTTCAAGTTCACCGGTCCAAACCTCAAGCTCATCGTCGAGCGCCCTGCCGTCGAGGGTCCTGCGGGCGACGATCCTGGCCGCTACTGCTTCCGCCTCCACAAAAACCGCGTCTTCTACGCCTCCGAATCGCTCGTCCGCCGTGCAGTCAGCGTCTCCCGCGAGCGCCTCGTATCCCTCGGCACCTGCATCGGCAAGTTCACCAAGACCGGCTCCTTCCGCCTCACCGTCCAATCCCTTGACCTCCTAGCCTCCCACGCCCGCCGCAAGGTCTGGCTTAAGCCCACCTCCGAGATGTCTTTCCTCTACGGGAACCCCGTCCTTAAGTCCGGTCTTGCCCGCATCACCGAGGGCGTAAACCCCGGCGACGGCGTTGTTGTTTTCTCCATGTCCGACCTGCCCCTTGGCTTCGGCGTCGCGGCTCGTTCCACCCAGGATTGCCGCAAGGCTCATGCCGATGCTATTATAGTCAACCGCCAGGCAGACGCCGGGGAGTACCTCCGGAATGAGGATGACCTCTGA